Genomic segment of Polycladomyces abyssicola:
TGATCAACCGGCTGATCGAACCGACGAGCGGTACGATCACGATCGACGGGCAAGACATCTCCCAAATCGACCCTGTCGAACTCAGGCGCAATATCGGGTACGTGATCCAAGAGATCGGCCTGTTTCCCCACATGACCATCGAACAAAATATCGCCCTGGTACCCAAGCTGAAAAAATGGCATCCCGAGCGTTACCGGCAACGGGTAAACGAGTTGATGGACTTGGTCGGTCTGGACCCCGACACATACAAGGACCGGTACCCGTCGGAGCTGAGCGGGGGGCAACAACAGCGTGTCGGTGTCATCCGGGCACTGGCGGGTGAGCCGGACATCATTCTGATGGATGAGCCGTTCAGCGCGCTCGACCCGATCAGTCGGGAACAATTGCAGGAGGAACTGGTAAACCTGCAAGAGTCGATACAAAAAACCATCGTGTTCGTCACCCACGACATGGATGAAGCGATCAGGATCGCCAGCCGGATCGCTATCATGAATGACGGCAAGCTGGTACAAGTGGACAGTCCTGACCGTATCCTGCGTCGACCGGCCAACGAATTCGTACGCGGATTCATCGGTGAGGAACGACTGACGAATGCAGCAGAGAAGGCCGTTCCGACGGCACAGGACCTGATGCATCAGTCTCCGGCTACCGTTTCACCCAAACGGGGATTGGCCGAAGCGTTCCGCATCATGAAAGAGAAAAAAGTAGACAGCTTGTTCGTCATCGACAGCCAACGCCAACTGCTGGGCAGCGTTACCTTAGAGAAGGTGGATCAACACTACAATCAGGAAGATTGCACGGTTGCAGACATCATGGAAACGGAGATTCCCACCCTCACGATCGATAACCCGGTCAACGAGGTG
This window contains:
- a CDS encoding ABC transporter ATP-binding protein codes for the protein MIRFENVSKRYKDGTVAIDNLNLEIQKGELLVLIGPSGCGKTTTMRMINRLIEPTSGTITIDGQDISQIDPVELRRNIGYVIQEIGLFPHMTIEQNIALVPKLKKWHPERYRQRVNELMDLVGLDPDTYKDRYPSELSGGQQQRVGVIRALAGEPDIILMDEPFSALDPISREQLQEELVNLQESIQKTIVFVTHDMDEAIRIASRIAIMNDGKLVQVDSPDRILRRPANEFVRGFIGEERLTNAAEKAVPTAQDLMHQSPATVSPKRGLAEAFRIMKEKKVDSLFVIDSQRQLLGSVTLEKVDQHYNQEDCTVADIMETEIPTLTIDNPVNEVAEVFRDGKQNAVPVVEGKRLIGVVTRGSMMRGLADWTHHQPEGSVTI